In Halolamina litorea, the genomic window CTCGCCGACGCGACGACGCCCGAGGACGCCGACGAACGGGTCCGCGAACTGATCGCCCGGATGCGTGAGCGCTACGCGTTCGAGTCGGGGCTGGATGACGAGGCGCTGGGCCGGGTCGTGACGGGCTTCTACGCCGACGAGAGCGACGCCGAGATCGCCGACGCGGTCGACGCGGACGAAGCGACGGTGTTCCTCGCCCGGGCCGACCTCCATCTGATCCGCGATTCGGACCGCGACGCGCCGTTCCCGCTCGACGACCTCCGGGCGCTGATCGTCGACGACGTGCCCATGGACGAGCGGGCCGACCGCCTCGACGTTCGCGGAAGCGACGCTTCCGCGAGCCAGACAGAAGCGGACGCTTCTGTCGCTGCCGACGCCGAGGCGACCGTCGAACACTACTCACAGGTGGTCGAGGCCGACCGCCGTTCGACCCGCGCGAACGACCGCTTCACCGACGAGTTCGCCGACCTCCTCACCGACGCCGACCTCCGGGAGAGCCACACCGGCGACGCCCACCAGTCCGGGTTGGAGGAGGCCGCCGAGGACATCGAGACGAACACCCAACTGTAGCCGCTTTTCAAGTACGATGGCGGGACCAGCCCGCCCGTGTCCGACACCGTCGCCGCAAGCGACCTCGGCCGCGCCGCGTACTGCCCGCGACAGCTCTACTACGCCCGCAACCGCGACGACCGGGAGCCACCCGTCGAGGTGATCGAGCGCCGCGAAATCGCCTTCCGCTACCCCGACCTCCGCGGGGCGAGCGACGACGTACTCGGGGACCTCCCGCTCGCAGTTACCCCCGCGGAGTACCGCGAGAACCTCGACCGCCTCGCCGCCGGCGACCTGTGGGGCCGACTCGTCGATCCCGCCGAGCGGAACGCGCTCCTGACGGGGAAGGACTGCCGCGGCGTCGCGCACAAACTGCTCGCCGGTAGCGACGCCGCCGGTTCGTCCCGGGGCGGCGCCGATCGGGCCGATGGCGACCCCCCGATACCCGTCCTCGTCTCCGGAGGTGTGCCGCCGCCCGAGGGCGTCTGGGAGCCACAGTCGGTTCGCGCGGTCGCGCTGGCGAAGGCGCTCGCGTGGGAGCGCGGCCGCGAGGTCCCCCGCGCCGTCGTCGAGTACCCCGCGGTCGGCGTGGTCCGCTCGGTCCGTCTCACTGTTCGGAAGAAAGCCCGCTACCGCGAAACCCTCCGGACGGTCCGCAGCCTCGACGGCCCGCCCTCCCGCATCCACGATGACCAGAAGTGCGGCGCCTGTGAGTACCGGGACAGTTGCGGGACGAAAACGCGCTCGCTCAAGTCGCTGCTGGGGTTCTGAGCCTCGGTCAGTGCTCGTCGAGCCACGCCTCGACCTCGTCGGCGCCCTCACCGCGACGGTGAATCTCGCCGCTGCCGGGGTCGACGACGGTGCTCTCGCCGCCCGGGAGGACGCCGCCGTCGACGACGGCGCCGACGCCCTCGCGGATCGACTCGTCGAGGTCGTCGAGGTCCGTGACGTTCGCCTCGCCGCTGGGGTTCGCGCTGGTCGCGGTGATCGGCGCGAACTCCTCCAACAGGTCGAGTGCGAGGTCGTGGTCGGGGATGCGGATGCCGACGCGGTCCCGCCCGGCCGTGAGCACGTCCGGGACGTGGCCCTGCCGCTCGAGCACGACCGTCACCGGGCCGGGGAGGAACGCCCGCATGAACTCCTCCTCGCGTTCGGTGGCGACCACGTGTTCGAGCGCCGCGTCCACGTCGGGAACCGCCATCGAGAGCGGTTCGTCACGGGAGCGGCCCTTGAGGTCGTACACCCGCTCGACGGCGTCGGCGGCGATGGCGTCGGCGCCGAGGCCGTAGACGGTGTCGGTCGGGTAGACCGCCAGTTCGCCCATCGCGAGCATACTGGTGGCCTGAATCATGTCGTCGCGCATACCCGGGCTGGGTGACGCGGGCGAAAAAAGCGCGCGGTCGGAGCCGGAACCGGCGACCCACCGACGCGGTTGACAGTCACCGCGTCGTCGGTCCTACAGCTCGTCGAGCGCAGCCTCGATCTCGTCGTAGTCGGGGAAGTCGGGCCACTCGGTGGCGACCCAGGCGTACTGGATCGTCCGGTCCCCGTCGATCAGGAAGACGGCGGGTCGGTGCTCGGTGATCCCGGCCATCCCGTCGAGGTCGTGTTCGATCCCGTACTGCTCGGCGACGCCGGCGCCGGGGTCGGAGAACAGTCGCGCGTCGACGCCACGCTCGTCGAGGAGGGTGGCGTGTTCGTACGGCGTCGAGATCGACAGGCCGACCACGTCGAGGTCGTCGGTCCAGCCGCGGTCGTCGATCTCGTTCCAGACGTAGGTGGCCGGGAACGCGCCGTCCATCGGGTGGGCGACCAGCAGCACCGGCCCGTCGTCGGTCAGGGAGGCGAGCGAGCGGTCCTCCCAGAACTCCTCGTTAACGAGCGGGCGGGTGAAGTCGGGCGCGGTCTCGCCGACGTCGGGGTGGTCGGCTGCGGGCAGGTCGACGACGTCGAACTCCATCAGGCCTCACCCCCGTAGGTCTTCTCGAGGTACTCGACGATGTTGCCCGACTCGGACATGGTGAGCCCCGTGTTCTCGTCGACGATGGCCGGGACCGAGCGCTTGCCGCTGATGCGCTTGACCACGTTCCGATCGGAGTGCATCGGCTCGACGAACCGCGACTGGTAATCGAGGTCGTACTCGTCGAGTTTGGTAACCACCCGCTCACAGAACGGACAGGCTTGCAGGCGGTAGAGCGTGATCGCTGGCTCGGACATGGGCCGTCGTTGGCGGCCCCGGCGCCTAAAGCCGTCGGCGACGGCACAGCTCGCGGGGCGGCGACGGCTCCTCGATGGC contains:
- a CDS encoding CRISPR-associated protein Cas4 yields the protein MSDTVAASDLGRAAYCPRQLYYARNRDDREPPVEVIERREIAFRYPDLRGASDDVLGDLPLAVTPAEYRENLDRLAAGDLWGRLVDPAERNALLTGKDCRGVAHKLLAGSDAAGSSRGGADRADGDPPIPVLVSGGVPPPEGVWEPQSVRAVALAKALAWERGREVPRAVVEYPAVGVVRSVRLTVRKKARYRETLRTVRSLDGPPSRIHDDQKCGACEYRDSCGTKTRSLKSLLGF
- a CDS encoding redoxin domain-containing protein; its protein translation is MMEFDVVDLPAADHPDVGETAPDFTRPLVNEEFWEDRSLASLTDDGPVLLVAHPMDGAFPATYVWNEIDDRGWTDDLDVVGLSISTPYEHATLLDERGVDARLFSDPGAGVAEQYGIEHDLDGMAGITEHRPAVFLIDGDRTIQYAWVATEWPDFPDYDEIEAALDEL
- a CDS encoding L-threonylcarbamoyladenylate synthase, whose product is MRDDMIQATSMLAMGELAVYPTDTVYGLGADAIAADAVERVYDLKGRSRDEPLSMAVPDVDAALEHVVATEREEEFMRAFLPGPVTVVLERQGHVPDVLTAGRDRVGIRIPDHDLALDLLEEFAPITATSANPSGEANVTDLDDLDESIREGVGAVVDGGVLPGGESTVVDPGSGEIHRRGEGADEVEAWLDEH
- a CDS encoding glutathione S-transferase N-terminal domain-containing protein, giving the protein MSEPAITLYRLQACPFCERVVTKLDEYDLDYQSRFVEPMHSDRNVVKRISGKRSVPAIVDENTGLTMSESGNIVEYLEKTYGGEA
- a CDS encoding conditioned medium-induced protein 4, producing the protein MDEQTEELRDLFVETTGEESVTEGQTAERGDLADATTPEDADERVRELIARMRERYAFESGLDDEALGRVVTGFYADESDAEIADAVDADEATVFLARADLHLIRDSDRDAPFPLDDLRALIVDDVPMDERADRLDVRGSDASASQTEADASVAADAEATVEHYSQVVEADRRSTRANDRFTDEFADLLTDADLRESHTGDAHQSGLEEAAEDIETNTQL